A portion of the Natronococcus sp. AD-5 genome contains these proteins:
- a CDS encoding M14 family zinc carboxypeptidase yields the protein MKGNRFNSTRRTVLKTLSGALTAGAVSGVVSAGHDDGHIVPNGPWLTGEQETRYDGFYDYEELVERLEQIERSTQGRVSVDTIGQSNHGRDIFRATVGDGAEDVFVITQQHGNEPTGTEAVLTNLLRLLGNDGAVARDILDELTVHVIPRVNVDGAEIPQRYNVDPDAPARDTGEGFFTAGSEGVGWDINRYHDPDWEESRLYRNHPDEYPENPVPEAVAVHEAVEAVDPLWIADVHNQGTYKDDDGDMITSSIYWPINERVEEGPRNLSKQLCRVIYDHVQPFGYANITQYPGGTYPGIARNGYGLRGLGSILLEHRAGVGQKSQGYLNRLALEQLVSIFEATADGSLYDVDPATAEDIPERGDWHYESLPPE from the coding sequence ATGAAAGGAAATCGCTTCAACTCGACCCGACGTACGGTACTCAAAACCCTCAGTGGAGCGCTCACCGCCGGGGCCGTCAGCGGCGTTGTCTCGGCAGGTCACGATGACGGCCATATCGTCCCGAACGGGCCGTGGCTAACGGGAGAGCAGGAAACCCGCTACGACGGATTTTACGACTACGAAGAGTTAGTCGAGCGTCTCGAACAGATCGAACGGAGCACGCAGGGGCGCGTCTCGGTCGATACGATCGGCCAGTCGAACCACGGGCGGGATATTTTCCGCGCGACGGTCGGCGACGGAGCCGAGGACGTTTTCGTTATCACGCAACAACACGGAAACGAACCGACCGGAACGGAAGCCGTCCTCACCAACCTCCTGCGTTTACTCGGGAACGACGGAGCGGTTGCGCGAGACATCCTCGATGAACTTACGGTCCACGTGATTCCCCGCGTGAACGTCGACGGCGCCGAGATCCCGCAGCGCTACAACGTCGATCCGGACGCGCCCGCGCGTGACACCGGCGAGGGGTTCTTCACGGCGGGGTCCGAGGGCGTCGGATGGGATATCAATCGGTATCACGATCCGGACTGGGAGGAGAGTCGCCTGTATCGGAACCACCCCGACGAGTATCCCGAGAATCCGGTTCCGGAGGCGGTCGCGGTGCACGAAGCCGTCGAGGCGGTCGACCCGCTCTGGATCGCCGACGTCCACAATCAAGGAACGTACAAAGACGACGACGGCGACATGATCACCAGTTCCATCTACTGGCCGATCAACGAGCGCGTCGAAGAGGGCCCGCGGAACCTCTCGAAGCAGTTGTGCCGCGTGATATACGATCATGTCCAACCGTTCGGCTACGCCAATATCACCCAATATCCCGGCGGGACGTATCCGGGAATCGCGCGCAACGGGTACGGCCTGCGCGGACTCGGCAGCATCCTGCTCGAGCACCGGGCCGGCGTCGGCCAGAAATCGCAGGGATACCTCAACCGACTGGCGCTCGAACAACTCGTGAGTATATTCGAGGCGACCGCCGACGGATCCCTGTACGACGTCGATCCCGCGACCGCCGAGGACATCCCCGAACGCGGGGACTGGCACTACGAGTCGCTTCCGCCGGAATAA
- a CDS encoding HalOD1 output domain-containing protein: MREMSMDVSKDDSPAKPTVSTNVAWEKGTKNTPVYRVVSAVADVVGADPVDLPPLYEAINPEALNDLFMSRSDTAVDTVQFQYAGYDIVVRGDGEVKVQSA; the protein is encoded by the coding sequence ATGAGAGAGATGAGCATGGACGTCAGCAAAGACGACTCTCCAGCTAAACCGACTGTATCTACTAATGTCGCGTGGGAGAAGGGTACTAAAAATACGCCTGTCTATAGGGTTGTCTCGGCAGTTGCGGATGTGGTGGGTGCCGACCCTGTTGATCTGCCGCCGCTTTATGAGGCGATCAATCCTGAGGCACTGAACGACCTGTTTATGTCTCGGTCTGATACCGCTGTGGACACTGTTCAGTTCCAGTATGCCGGATATGATATCGTCGTCCGCGGGGACGGCGAAGTCAAAGTCCAATCCGCATAG
- a CDS encoding DUF7853 family protein, with protein MIPSSGRQERRINLSREEQWVLHHVMLDRMELEAQSPADTDPPSIAVYRVFEKLEAGTHQFSQSECQCLQDELRQYAEVVNTPKRDQPIADRLLDKFQQPESVSSTVKSLP; from the coding sequence ATGATCCCCTCGAGCGGACGACAGGAACGCCGTATCAACCTGTCCCGAGAAGAGCAATGGGTGTTACATCACGTAATGCTCGACCGGATGGAGTTGGAAGCACAATCCCCTGCGGACACCGACCCACCGTCGATCGCCGTGTACCGCGTGTTCGAAAAACTCGAAGCAGGGACGCACCAGTTCTCTCAGTCCGAATGCCAGTGTCTGCAAGACGAGTTACGCCAGTATGCCGAGGTCGTGAATACACCGAAACGAGATCAACCGATCGCGGACCGACTCCTCGACAAATTTCAGCAACCTGAATCCGTGAGTTCCACGGTTAAATCGCTACCGTAA
- a CDS encoding PRC-barrel domain containing protein, with translation MARDFTDDDRDKDVVTAEGNRIGTIRDVNEGRATVDRDSDQDLTDKVKDLLGWDNDESNELRSEHVDTYDDEVQLRRP, from the coding sequence ATGGCACGAGACTTCACCGATGATGATCGCGACAAAGACGTCGTCACTGCCGAGGGCAACCGTATCGGAACGATACGCGATGTGAATGAAGGACGCGCAACCGTTGATCGTGATTCAGATCAAGATCTCACCGACAAAGTCAAAGATCTGTTAGGGTGGGACAATGACGAGTCGAACGAACTTCGGAGCGAGCACGTAGACACCTACGACGACGAAGTCCAATTACGACGCCCGTAG
- a CDS encoding competence protein CoiA family protein — protein sequence MPFIARKEDRTVIPADVGDGEDVYCKTCGEVMRVRGPFDDGRARHFYHVRDVGDGCATAARSAEAGSAESETRQRLKALAVAGLRDRFVEYARCGPKITLYVAATETEADQRRADALLEIEERNRFFGEGLIVEVQHLNVGKDIRATTHDYLAEGYSVYWATADDFSDDRFLVEEMDAAFDERRDAAFASYRDAPPALDAPDRLISPEADARYTTTDLVPECEHLFVPEKGVYEVCVRCGVELVTCFYDESRDKLRNTDEVSPRFEGKTVAAADRASVEYPVSVRPVEEEGSPPDHTHKWGVRYRPAWR from the coding sequence ATGCCGTTCATCGCTCGTAAGGAGGACCGCACTGTGATCCCGGCCGACGTGGGCGATGGCGAGGACGTCTACTGCAAAACGTGTGGTGAGGTGATGCGGGTACGTGGCCCGTTTGACGATGGGCGTGCACGGCACTTCTACCATGTTCGTGATGTCGGCGACGGATGTGCCACAGCTGCTCGTAGTGCGGAGGCGGGGTCGGCTGAGTCCGAGACGCGCCAACGACTGAAGGCGCTTGCTGTCGCTGGGTTACGTGACCGGTTTGTCGAGTATGCCCGGTGCGGGCCGAAGATTACGCTTTATGTTGCCGCAACGGAGACTGAGGCGGATCAGCGGCGGGCAGATGCACTGCTGGAGATCGAGGAGCGGAATCGGTTCTTTGGTGAGGGCCTGATCGTTGAGGTCCAGCATTTGAACGTGGGGAAGGATATCCGGGCGACGACGCACGACTATCTCGCTGAAGGGTATAGCGTGTACTGGGCGACAGCTGACGATTTCAGTGATGATCGGTTCTTGGTGGAGGAGATGGATGCGGCATTTGATGAGCGGCGGGATGCTGCGTTCGCGTCGTATCGGGATGCGCCGCCAGCGTTGGATGCGCCGGATCGGTTGATCTCACCGGAGGCGGATGCGCGGTATACAACGACAGACCTGGTGCCGGAGTGTGAACACCTTTTTGTGCCGGAGAAAGGGGTGTATGAGGTCTGTGTGCGGTGCGGGGTCGAACTGGTGACCTGTTTCTACGACGAGTCTCGCGACAAACTGCGGAATACTGATGAGGTGTCTCCGCGTTTCGAAGGGAAGACAGTGGCGGCAGCGGATCGTGCGTCGGTTGAGTATCCAGTCTCGGTTCGGCCGGTCGAGGAAGAGGGATCGCCGCCTGATCATACGCATAAGTGGGGGGTACGCTACAGACCTGCTTGGCGGTGA
- a CDS encoding HalOD1 output domain-containing protein — MEDRRPSTAIIDLVARVDGVDPIALEPLYNAIDPDKLDTICDPRSGFQQLSFAYEGRTVTVEAFEEGVEISLADAEYPGAETGSTAGAESSL; from the coding sequence ATGGAGGATCGACGACCGAGTACGGCGATTATCGACCTGGTCGCTCGCGTCGACGGCGTCGACCCGATCGCCCTCGAGCCGCTCTACAACGCGATCGATCCGGACAAGCTCGATACGATCTGCGATCCGCGCTCCGGCTTTCAGCAGCTGTCGTTCGCTTACGAGGGTCGGACGGTCACCGTCGAGGCGTTCGAGGAGGGCGTCGAGATTTCGCTCGCGGACGCGGAGTATCCGGGAGCCGAAACCGGAAGTACCGCCGGCGCGGAATCGTCGTTGTAA
- the gnd gene encoding phosphogluconate dehydrogenase (NAD(+)-dependent, decarboxylating) produces the protein MQLGVIGLGRMGQIVVERVVEAGHDVVAFDLDPAAVATAADAGAEPAESVSDLAERLGDAKRIWLMVPAGDAVDATLEDLDSHLEEDDVVVDGGNSYFEDSVRRAEACSAAYLDCGTSGGPAGAEFGFSLMVGGPQWAYDELSPVFDAVATGPDGHERMGEAGSGHYVKMVHNGVEYALMQTYGEGFELLHEGRYDLDLENVASVWNNGAVIRSWLLELCEEAFREEGTDLGTVADRIEGGSTGTWTVQEGLEQEVPLPLIYTALAERFGSRADDGRFSRRLANRLRYGFGRHEVPRREE, from the coding sequence ATGCAACTGGGCGTAATCGGACTCGGACGTATGGGACAGATCGTCGTCGAGCGGGTCGTCGAGGCGGGCCACGACGTCGTCGCTTTCGACCTCGATCCGGCGGCCGTCGCGACCGCCGCCGACGCGGGCGCCGAACCCGCCGAATCGGTTTCCGACCTCGCGGAGCGGCTCGGCGACGCGAAGCGCATCTGGCTGATGGTCCCCGCCGGCGACGCGGTCGACGCGACGCTCGAGGATCTCGATTCGCACCTCGAGGAGGACGACGTCGTCGTCGACGGCGGTAACTCCTACTTCGAGGACTCCGTGCGTCGGGCGGAGGCCTGCTCCGCGGCGTACCTCGACTGCGGGACCTCGGGCGGCCCGGCGGGTGCGGAATTCGGCTTCTCGCTCATGGTCGGCGGCCCGCAGTGGGCGTACGACGAACTGTCGCCCGTCTTCGACGCCGTCGCGACCGGCCCCGACGGGCACGAACGCATGGGCGAGGCGGGCTCGGGCCACTACGTCAAGATGGTCCACAACGGCGTCGAGTACGCGCTCATGCAGACTTACGGCGAAGGGTTCGAGCTGCTCCACGAGGGCCGGTACGATCTCGACCTCGAAAACGTGGCGTCGGTCTGGAACAACGGCGCGGTGATCCGCTCGTGGCTGCTCGAACTCTGCGAGGAGGCGTTCCGCGAGGAAGGGACGGACCTCGGAACCGTCGCGGATCGTATCGAGGGCGGCTCGACAGGAACCTGGACCGTCCAGGAGGGGCTCGAACAGGAGGTTCCGTTGCCGCTGATCTACACCGCACTCGCCGAGCGCTTCGGGTCGCGGGCCGACGACGGGCGCTTCTCGCGACGGCTGGCGAACCGTCTCCGGTACGGCTTCGGACGTCACGAGGTCCCGCGCCGGGAGGAGTAG
- a CDS encoding copper resistance protein CopD translates to MVDTFLARTAHLVFAALWAGSVFYVAFVVLPLARDGAFNTTKPLEVISGRLTTISRVSALALLLTGGHLAGTRYTAEGLVGTINGQLVLAMVALWLTLAGLVEVGAKRFETGLNGKKLREPAADALPLYRAGAVVAVLLLVVAGAVTTNVAATI, encoded by the coding sequence ATGGTTGATACGTTTCTCGCTCGGACGGCGCATCTCGTCTTCGCCGCGCTCTGGGCCGGCAGCGTCTTCTACGTCGCGTTCGTCGTCCTGCCGCTCGCCCGGGACGGCGCGTTCAACACGACGAAACCGCTCGAGGTCATCTCCGGCCGCCTCACGACGATTTCGCGCGTGAGCGCACTCGCCCTGTTGCTTACCGGCGGCCACCTCGCGGGAACGCGATACACCGCCGAGGGGCTCGTCGGTACGATCAACGGCCAGCTGGTCCTGGCGATGGTCGCCCTCTGGCTCACGCTGGCGGGACTGGTCGAAGTCGGCGCGAAGCGCTTCGAGACCGGCCTCAACGGGAAGAAGCTTCGGGAACCCGCCGCCGACGCGCTACCGCTGTACCGGGCCGGAGCGGTCGTCGCGGTCCTGCTGCTCGTCGTCGCCGGCGCGGTCACGACGAACGTCGCCGCAACCATCTAA
- a CDS encoding metal-dependent hydrolase → MATTHAFAALTVVAPVAYAAPELAAPLAVGAIVGGIAPDFDLVLEHRRSFHFPVVGGPIAGLAVALAALAPSSVTVSLAAAAVAAWLHAASDALGDGPEMDPWTDPGDRAVYDHVRGRWLRPRRWIRYDGAPEDGVVAVALAVPPLLLFEGWIAGLVVGGVVVSLVYVLLRRRLVAWTPDWLE, encoded by the coding sequence ATGGCGACGACCCACGCGTTCGCGGCCCTCACAGTCGTCGCTCCCGTCGCGTACGCCGCCCCGGAACTCGCCGCTCCGCTCGCCGTCGGCGCGATCGTCGGCGGCATCGCTCCCGATTTCGACCTCGTCCTCGAGCACCGACGGAGCTTCCACTTTCCGGTCGTCGGCGGTCCGATCGCCGGCCTCGCGGTCGCGCTCGCCGCCCTCGCGCCCTCGAGCGTGACCGTCTCGCTCGCTGCCGCCGCCGTCGCCGCGTGGCTACACGCGGCGAGCGACGCGCTCGGCGACGGGCCGGAGATGGATCCCTGGACCGATCCCGGCGACCGCGCGGTCTACGACCACGTTCGCGGCCGGTGGCTTCGTCCCCGGCGGTGGATCCGCTACGACGGTGCGCCGGAGGATGGCGTCGTCGCGGTCGCGCTCGCGGTACCGCCGCTTCTGCTCTTCGAGGGGTGGATCGCCGGGCTGGTCGTCGGGGGCGTCGTCGTCTCGCTCGTCTACGTCCTGCTTCGACGTCGGCTGGTCGCGTGGACGCCGGACTGGCTCGAGTGA
- a CDS encoding VOC family protein, which produces MSERTADAESTRATPVGINHVALEVGDIDDALEFYGELFEFELRSRSESKAFVDMGDQFIALAERAGTDRDERRHFGLVVDDADAVARRLDEVGVDRLDAPGLEFRDPWGNRVQLVDYSKIQFTKADHVLEGMGLDGLEKTDEALAELAGKGLAPDADED; this is translated from the coding sequence ATGTCCGAGAGAACCGCCGACGCCGAATCGACTCGAGCGACGCCGGTCGGGATCAACCACGTCGCCCTCGAAGTCGGCGATATCGATGACGCGCTCGAGTTCTACGGCGAACTGTTCGAATTCGAGCTCCGGAGTCGGTCGGAGTCGAAGGCCTTCGTCGATATGGGTGATCAGTTCATCGCGCTCGCGGAGCGCGCGGGTACCGACCGCGACGAGCGGCGTCACTTCGGGCTCGTCGTCGACGACGCCGACGCCGTCGCACGGCGACTGGACGAGGTCGGCGTCGACCGACTCGACGCGCCGGGCCTCGAGTTTCGCGATCCCTGGGGGAATCGGGTGCAACTCGTCGACTATTCGAAGATCCAGTTCACGAAAGCCGACCACGTACTCGAGGGAATGGGGCTCGACGGACTCGAGAAGACCGACGAGGCGCTCGCGGAACTCGCGGGGAAGGGACTCGCTCCGGACGCCGACGAAGACTGA
- a CDS encoding deoxyuridine 5'-triphosphate nucleotidohydrolase yields the protein MFRSGAFVADHVSPTTEDQIQPNGVDLSLDVVFEQLEPGRIGRDDKQIGDRVARPLEELEQKAPDTYYLPQGVYVARYSERIEIPEGHVGFVYPRSSLMRNSCMLNTAVWDAGYEGRGEGLLQVHHDVEIARGARIAQLVFAEADHEDVYDGSYQGENLE from the coding sequence ATGTTCCGATCCGGCGCATTCGTCGCCGACCACGTCTCGCCGACGACCGAGGACCAGATCCAGCCGAACGGCGTCGACCTCTCCCTCGACGTCGTCTTCGAACAGCTGGAGCCGGGTCGCATCGGTCGGGACGACAAGCAGATCGGCGACCGCGTTGCCCGCCCGCTCGAGGAACTCGAGCAGAAGGCTCCCGACACGTACTACCTGCCCCAGGGCGTCTACGTCGCCCGGTACAGCGAACGCATCGAGATCCCCGAGGGCCACGTCGGGTTCGTCTACCCCCGCTCGTCGCTGATGCGAAACTCGTGTATGCTCAACACCGCCGTCTGGGATGCGGGCTACGAGGGACGCGGCGAGGGGCTGTTGCAGGTCCACCACGACGTCGAAATCGCCCGCGGCGCGCGGATCGCCCAGCTGGTGTTCGCGGAGGCCGACCACGAGGACGTCTACGACGGCAGTTACCAGGGCGAGAACCTCGAGTGA
- a CDS encoding aconitate hydratase — protein MGQTLTEKILDDHLVEGELETGEEIGIEIDQVLTQDTTGTMVWLQFEAMGLDEVQTEIAAQYCDHQTYQFDFKNTDDHRFLRSAAGKYGAHFSRPGNGICHNVHRENFAAPGKTLLGSDSHTPTPGGLGELAIGAGGIDVTVAMGGAPYYIEMPEIVNVRLEGELPEWATAKDVILEMLRRLSVKGGVGKILEYTGPGVETLTAPERMTITNMGTELGATTSIFPTDEQTEDYLERVGRAEEYTELQPDDDAEYDDEIVVDLSDLEPLIAQPSMPDNVVPVREVAGQDVDQVIVGSCTNGGYEDILPAAKMLEDRQTSLETEMIVAPGSKQASEMLAREGWVAEMMAAGVNFSEATCGACIGIGHVPSSDSVSLRTFNRNFEGRSGIEDDNVYLCSPEVAAAAAIKGEIVDPRDLAEEEEGLEAPGVELPDKYDGSKTDLIAPDEAVDDDLIKGPNIGDVPIRDELGSEIAGEALLKMEDNITTDHIIPATQDILMYRSNVPKLSEFTLSRVDDTFAKRALEADGGFLVAGENYGQGSSREHAALCPMYLGIEGVLAQSFARIHRANLFNFGIVPLTIDEDTYESIDQGDEIEIVDDVYDAVTSGQEEFTVRVNGEEFTATLDASERERSILAAGGKLSWTRDQAEESGAATADD, from the coding sequence ATGGGACAGACTCTCACCGAAAAGATTCTCGACGACCACCTCGTCGAGGGCGAACTCGAGACCGGCGAGGAAATCGGGATCGAGATCGACCAGGTGCTCACCCAGGACACGACCGGAACGATGGTCTGGCTCCAGTTCGAAGCGATGGGGCTGGACGAAGTCCAGACCGAGATCGCCGCCCAGTACTGTGACCACCAGACGTACCAGTTCGACTTCAAGAACACCGACGATCACCGTTTCCTCCGCTCTGCAGCCGGTAAATATGGCGCTCATTTCTCTCGCCCCGGCAACGGTATCTGTCACAACGTCCACCGCGAGAACTTCGCCGCGCCCGGCAAGACGCTGCTCGGCTCCGACAGCCACACGCCGACGCCCGGCGGTCTCGGCGAACTCGCCATCGGCGCCGGCGGCATCGACGTCACCGTCGCGATGGGCGGCGCCCCGTACTACATCGAGATGCCGGAGATCGTCAACGTCCGTCTCGAGGGCGAGCTCCCCGAGTGGGCCACGGCGAAGGACGTCATCCTCGAGATGCTCCGTCGCCTCTCCGTGAAGGGCGGCGTCGGCAAGATCCTCGAGTACACCGGCCCCGGCGTCGAGACGCTCACCGCACCCGAGCGCATGACGATCACCAACATGGGGACGGAACTCGGCGCGACCACGTCGATCTTCCCGACCGACGAGCAGACCGAGGACTACTTAGAGCGCGTCGGCCGCGCCGAGGAGTACACCGAGCTCCAGCCCGACGACGACGCCGAGTACGACGACGAGATCGTCGTCGACCTCTCGGACCTCGAGCCGCTGATCGCCCAGCCGTCGATGCCGGACAACGTCGTCCCCGTCCGCGAGGTCGCTGGTCAGGACGTCGACCAGGTCATCGTCGGCTCCTGTACGAACGGCGGCTACGAGGACATCCTCCCCGCCGCCAAGATGCTCGAGGATCGCCAGACCTCCCTCGAGACCGAGATGATCGTCGCACCCGGCTCCAAGCAGGCCTCCGAGATGCTCGCCCGCGAGGGCTGGGTCGCGGAGATGATGGCCGCCGGCGTCAACTTCTCCGAGGCCACCTGCGGTGCCTGTATCGGCATCGGCCACGTCCCGTCGTCCGACTCCGTCTCGCTGCGAACCTTCAACCGCAACTTCGAGGGCCGCTCGGGTATCGAAGACGACAACGTCTACCTCTGTTCGCCGGAGGTCGCGGCCGCCGCCGCGATCAAGGGCGAAATCGTCGACCCGCGGGACCTCGCCGAGGAAGAGGAGGGCCTCGAGGCCCCCGGCGTCGAGCTCCCCGACAAGTACGACGGCTCCAAGACGGACCTCATCGCACCCGACGAGGCCGTCGACGACGACCTCATCAAGGGCCCGAACATCGGCGACGTCCCGATCCGCGACGAACTCGGCTCCGAGATCGCCGGCGAGGCGCTGCTCAAGATGGAGGACAACATCACGACCGACCACATCATCCCTGCGACGCAGGACATCCTGATGTACCGGTCGAACGTCCCCAAACTGAGCGAGTTCACCCTGAGCCGCGTCGACGACACCTTCGCCAAGCGCGCGCTCGAGGCCGACGGCGGCTTCCTCGTCGCCGGCGAGAACTACGGGCAGGGCTCCTCGCGCGAGCACGCCGCGCTCTGTCCGATGTACCTCGGCATCGAGGGCGTCCTCGCACAGAGCTTCGCACGGATCCACCGCGCGAACCTCTTCAACTTCGGTATCGTCCCGCTGACGATCGACGAAGACACCTACGAGTCGATCGACCAGGGCGACGAGATCGAGATCGTCGACGACGTCTACGACGCCGTCACCAGCGGCCAGGAGGAGTTCACCGTCCGCGTCAACGGCGAGGAGTTCACGGCGACGCTCGACGCCTCCGAGCGCGAGCGCTCGATCCTCGCGGCCGGCGGCAAGCTCTCCTGGACCCGCGACCAGGCCGAGGAGAGCGGCGCCGCGACCGCCGACGACTGA